A stretch of the Massilia varians genome encodes the following:
- a CDS encoding HAD-IIIA family hydrolase, translated as MPRKQFDLIVFDWDGTLMDSTAAIVRCIQSAARDLGLPVPSDASASHVIGLGLSEAMQAVLPDIDPVLYPRMVERYRYHFLTKDHELVLFKGVREMLTDLAQQGYFLAVATGKSRVGLNRAMNAAGLLAMFDATRCADETFSKPHPAMLQELTRELGQILRRTVMIGDTTHDLMMANNAGAAGIAVEFGAHPVHQLQACKPIFSARSIPELHTWLLENA; from the coding sequence ATGCCAAGAAAGCAATTTGACCTGATCGTTTTCGACTGGGATGGCACGCTGATGGACAGCACGGCGGCGATCGTCCGCTGCATCCAGTCGGCGGCGCGCGACCTCGGGCTGCCGGTGCCGAGCGACGCTTCGGCCTCGCACGTGATCGGCCTCGGCCTGTCCGAAGCCATGCAGGCAGTGCTGCCCGACATCGACCCGGTGCTGTACCCGCGCATGGTGGAGCGCTACCGCTACCACTTCCTGACCAAGGACCACGAACTGGTGCTGTTCAAGGGCGTGCGCGAGATGTTGACCGATCTTGCGCAACAGGGCTATTTCCTGGCGGTGGCCACCGGCAAAAGCCGCGTGGGCCTGAACCGCGCCATGAACGCGGCCGGCCTGCTGGCCATGTTCGACGCCACCCGCTGTGCCGACGAAACCTTCTCCAAGCCGCACCCGGCCATGCTGCAGGAACTGACGCGCGAACTGGGCCAGATTCTACGCCGCACCGTCATGATCGGCGACACCACCCACGACCTGATGATGGCGAACAACGCCGGCGCCGCCGGTATCGCGGTCGAGTTCGGCGCCCATCCGGTGCACCAGCTGCAGGCTTGCAAGCCGATTTTCTCGGCCCGCTCGATCCCGGAGCTGCACACCTGGCTGCTGGAAAACGCATAA
- the moaA gene encoding GTP 3',8-cyclase MoaA, whose protein sequence is MPEKIIPLTDLRSPAMPVPRELEAPTGLLSDALGRPLHDLRISVTDRCNFRCVYCMPKEVFDKDYAYLPHGELLSFEEITRVARLFIAHGVEKIRLTGGEPLLRKNLERLVGMLRALGTPSGRPLDLTLTTNGSLLARKAQALKDAGLDRVTVSLDALDDTVFRRMNDVDFAVSDVLHGLDAAHAAGLGPIKVNMVVKRGTNEDQILPMARHFKGSPFILRFIEYMDVGASNGWNMDEVIPSAEVVRRIGLELPLAPVAANYSGETAARWRYLDGGGEVGLISSVTQAFCHDCTRLRLSTEGKLYTCLFATRGHDLRVLLRGGRLDAEISGAIAQLWRGRADRYSETRTVDTAGLARGGRKVEMSYIGG, encoded by the coding sequence ATGCCTGAAAAAATCATCCCGCTGACCGATCTGCGCTCGCCCGCCATGCCGGTGCCGCGCGAGCTTGAGGCGCCCACCGGCCTGTTGTCGGATGCCCTGGGCCGCCCGCTGCACGACCTGCGCATCTCGGTGACCGACCGCTGCAATTTCCGCTGCGTCTACTGCATGCCGAAAGAGGTTTTCGACAAGGATTACGCCTACCTGCCGCACGGCGAGCTGCTCTCCTTCGAGGAAATCACGCGCGTGGCGCGCCTGTTCATCGCCCACGGCGTCGAGAAGATCCGCCTGACCGGCGGCGAGCCGCTGCTGCGCAAGAACCTCGAACGCCTGGTTGGCATGCTGCGCGCCCTGGGCACGCCGAGCGGGCGCCCGCTCGACCTCACGCTTACCACCAACGGCTCGCTGCTGGCGCGCAAGGCCCAGGCCTTGAAGGACGCCGGCCTGGACCGGGTGACGGTCTCGCTCGACGCGCTCGACGACACGGTGTTCCGGCGCATGAACGACGTCGACTTCGCAGTCAGCGACGTGCTGCACGGCCTGGATGCGGCCCACGCCGCCGGGCTCGGGCCGATCAAGGTCAACATGGTGGTCAAGCGCGGCACCAACGAGGACCAGATCCTGCCGATGGCGCGCCACTTCAAGGGTTCGCCCTTCATCCTGCGCTTCATCGAATACATGGACGTGGGCGCTTCGAACGGCTGGAACATGGACGAAGTCATCCCGTCGGCCGAGGTGGTGCGCCGGATCGGGCTTGAATTGCCGCTGGCCCCGGTTGCCGCCAACTACAGCGGCGAGACCGCCGCCCGCTGGCGCTACCTCGATGGCGGCGGCGAAGTCGGCCTCATTTCCAGCGTCACGCAGGCCTTCTGCCACGACTGCACCCGCCTGCGCCTGTCCACCGAGGGCAAGCTCTACACCTGCCTGTTCGCCACCCGCGGCCACGACCTGCGCGTCCTGCTGCGCGGCGGGCGCCTTGACGCCGAGATCTCGGGCGCGATCGCCCAGCTGTGGCGCGGGCGCGCCGACCGCTATTCGGAAACGCGCACCGTGGACACCGCCGGGCTGGCGCGCGGCGGCAGGAAGGTCGAGATGTCGTACATCGGCGGTTAA
- the chrA gene encoding chromate efflux transporter has product MQAPALISFRDALLYWLKLGFISFGGPAGQIALMHGELVERRRWISEQRFLHALNYCMLLPGPEATQLAVYIGWLLHRTWGGILAGLLFILPSLVLLIGLSWIYLAWGHLPVIAGIMAGIKPAVVAIVIAAAWRIGTRTLRNGFLAAIAALAFVAIALLDIPFPLIVLAAATAGFFGGRVWPQRFQPGGAHPADRKHDGPALIDDDTPSPAHARFSLRGLLKVLIAGVGLALAAWLVLAATYGVEGTLARMGWFFTKAALMTFGGAYAVLPYVVQGAVEKYGWLSATQMIDGLALGETTPGPLIMIVAFVGFVGGWTHALFGPDALALGGIAGALVASLFTFLPSFVFILAGAPLVESGRGNVRLTAPLTAISAAVVGVVASLAVFFGRHVFFAGGQVRVEAIAIGIAASIALLRFGIGPIRLIATCALAGIVLSYWHA; this is encoded by the coding sequence ATGCAAGCCCCCGCCCTCATCTCCTTTCGCGACGCCCTGCTCTACTGGCTCAAGCTCGGCTTCATCAGCTTCGGCGGCCCGGCCGGCCAGATCGCCCTGATGCATGGCGAACTGGTGGAGCGCCGCCGCTGGATTTCCGAGCAGCGCTTCCTGCACGCCCTGAACTACTGCATGCTGCTGCCCGGCCCCGAGGCGACCCAGCTGGCCGTCTACATCGGCTGGCTCCTGCACCGCACCTGGGGCGGCATCCTGGCCGGGCTGCTGTTCATCCTGCCCTCGCTGGTCCTGTTGATCGGCCTGTCCTGGATATACCTCGCCTGGGGGCACCTGCCGGTCATCGCCGGCATCATGGCCGGCATCAAGCCGGCCGTGGTCGCGATCGTCATCGCGGCCGCCTGGCGCATCGGCACCCGCACCCTGCGCAACGGCTTTCTCGCCGCCATCGCCGCACTGGCCTTCGTTGCCATCGCCCTGCTCGACATTCCCTTCCCGCTGATCGTGCTGGCCGCGGCAACGGCCGGCTTCTTCGGCGGCCGCGTCTGGCCGCAGCGCTTCCAGCCCGGCGGCGCACACCCGGCCGACCGCAAGCACGACGGCCCCGCCCTGATCGACGACGACACCCCCAGCCCGGCGCACGCCCGGTTCTCGCTGCGCGGCCTGCTCAAGGTCTTGATTGCCGGCGTCGGCCTGGCGCTCGCCGCCTGGCTCGTGCTGGCGGCAACCTACGGCGTGGAGGGGACGCTGGCGCGCATGGGCTGGTTCTTCACCAAGGCCGCCCTGATGACCTTCGGCGGTGCCTATGCGGTGCTGCCCTACGTGGTGCAGGGCGCGGTCGAGAAGTACGGCTGGCTCAGCGCCACCCAGATGATCGACGGCCTGGCGCTGGGCGAAACCACGCCCGGGCCCCTGATCATGATCGTGGCCTTCGTCGGTTTCGTCGGCGGCTGGACCCATGCGCTGTTCGGCCCGGATGCGCTGGCCCTGGGCGGCATCGCCGGCGCCCTGGTGGCAAGCCTGTTCACCTTCCTGCCCTCGTTTGTCTTCATCCTGGCCGGCGCGCCGCTGGTCGAATCGGGTCGGGGCAACGTGCGTCTGACGGCCCCGCTGACCGCGATCTCCGCCGCCGTGGTCGGGGTGGTGGCGAGCCTGGCCGTGTTCTTCGGCCGGCACGTGTTCTTCGCCGGCGGCCAGGTCCGTGTGGAGGCGATCGCCATCGGCATCGCGGCCAGCATCGCCCTGCTGAGGTTTGGAATCGGGCCGATCAGGCTGATCGCCACCTGTGCGCTGGCAGGCATCGTGCTATCGTATTGGCATGCCTGA
- a CDS encoding Rieske (2Fe-2S) protein produces MAEDNSLFVCEASALRDGGKGVRFPVIAFGHPATGFVVRYAGKPFAYLNRCAHVPIELDWSQGDFFESSGLYLMCATHGAVYQPDTGKCAGGPCRGGRLRPIAVSERDGGIWWQPDEMVQAPAV; encoded by the coding sequence ATGGCGGAAGATAACAGCCTGTTCGTGTGCGAAGCATCGGCGCTGCGCGACGGCGGCAAAGGCGTGCGTTTCCCGGTCATTGCCTTTGGGCATCCAGCCACCGGCTTTGTGGTACGTTATGCGGGTAAACCTTTTGCTTACCTGAATCGTTGTGCACACGTACCCATCGAACTCGACTGGTCGCAGGGCGACTTTTTCGAGTCGAGCGGCCTGTACCTGATGTGCGCGACCCACGGGGCGGTGTACCAGCCGGATACCGGCAAGTGCGCCGGCGGGCCCTGCCGCGGCGGCCGGCTGCGGCCGATCGCCGTGAGCGAACGGGATGGCGGCATCTGGTGGCAGCCCGATGAGATGGTACAGGCGCCCGCAGTGTAA
- a CDS encoding pseudouridine synthase, with amino-acid sequence MSKLSLDRILQSQGFGTRKYCRALIEDGDVLVNGAVEDNYKATFDTADLVLTVFDEEWRYREHLYIALYKPADYECSRKPSHHPGVLTLLPEQFGWREVQPVGRLDHDTTGLLLMSDDGPFIHAQSSPKRHVPKVYQATTAEPVTDALVAQMLAGVQLHDEPAPLKAVSCVQRGEHLLEIVLEQGKYHQVKRMLAAAGNHCSALHRSQIGGLTLESLGLKEGEWCYLEAEQLALLVP; translated from the coding sequence ATGAGCAAACTATCCCTGGACCGGATCCTGCAATCGCAGGGATTCGGCACCCGCAAATACTGCCGCGCGCTGATCGAGGACGGCGACGTGCTGGTCAACGGCGCGGTCGAAGACAATTACAAGGCCACGTTCGACACGGCGGACCTGGTGCTGACGGTGTTCGACGAGGAATGGCGCTACCGCGAACACCTCTATATCGCGCTGTACAAGCCGGCCGATTACGAGTGCTCGCGCAAGCCGAGCCACCATCCCGGCGTATTGACCTTGCTGCCCGAGCAGTTCGGGTGGCGCGAGGTGCAGCCGGTCGGCCGCCTCGACCATGACACCACCGGGCTGCTCCTGATGTCGGACGACGGCCCCTTCATCCACGCCCAGTCCTCGCCCAAGCGCCACGTGCCCAAGGTGTATCAGGCCACCACCGCCGAGCCGGTCACCGATGCCCTGGTCGCGCAGATGCTGGCCGGCGTGCAGCTGCACGACGAGCCGGCGCCGCTCAAGGCGGTGTCCTGCGTGCAGCGCGGCGAGCACCTGCTCGAGATCGTGCTGGAGCAGGGCAAGTACCACCAGGTCAAGCGCATGCTGGCGGCCGCCGGCAACCATTGCAGCGCGCTGCACCGCTCGCAGATCGGCGGGCTGACGCTGGAATCGCTCGGGCTGAAGGAAGGGGAGTGGTGCTATCTGGAGGCGGAGCAGCTGGCACTGTTAGTGCCCTAG
- a CDS encoding S49 family peptidase, with product MSEQASHDHDPSSQADKRLAADPTIGNWERATLEKLVLATVQERRAARRWGIFFKLSFLLVAILALATYYDSSIGFGSDENLGRHTALIEINGEIESEGSGAADTVIPSLNKAFSDAGSAAVVLRIDSPGGSPVQAGIIVDEIQRLKRGYPNKPLYVVVDEICASGGYYIASVADRIYVNKASIVGSVGVLMDSFGFVGTMEKLGVERRLLTAGENKGFLDPFSPQSDKHKAHAQAMLNEIHQQFISVVRAGRGKRLKETPETFSGLYWTGEKAVAMGLADGYGTVDTVARDIVKAEDIVDYTAHEGLPERVLKKFGAAVGNGAVRAAYRGAVPQLR from the coding sequence ATGAGCGAGCAAGCGAGTCACGACCACGATCCTTCCAGCCAGGCCGACAAGCGGCTTGCCGCCGACCCCACCATCGGCAACTGGGAACGCGCGACACTCGAGAAGCTGGTGCTGGCCACCGTGCAGGAGCGCCGCGCCGCGCGCCGCTGGGGCATCTTCTTCAAGCTGAGCTTCCTGCTGGTGGCGATCCTGGCGCTGGCGACCTATTACGATTCCAGCATCGGCTTCGGCAGCGACGAAAACCTCGGCCGCCACACGGCTTTAATCGAGATCAATGGCGAGATCGAAAGCGAAGGCAGCGGCGCGGCCGATACCGTGATCCCCTCGCTGAACAAGGCCTTCTCCGACGCCGGCTCGGCCGCGGTGGTGCTGCGCATCGACAGCCCGGGCGGCAGCCCGGTGCAGGCCGGCATCATCGTCGACGAGATCCAGCGCCTCAAGCGCGGCTATCCGAACAAGCCCCTGTACGTGGTGGTGGACGAGATCTGCGCCTCGGGCGGCTACTACATCGCCTCGGTGGCCGACCGCATCTACGTGAACAAGGCCTCGATCGTCGGCTCGGTGGGCGTGCTGATGGACAGCTTCGGCTTTGTCGGCACCATGGAAAAGCTGGGTGTCGAGCGGCGCCTGCTCACCGCCGGCGAAAACAAGGGCTTCCTCGACCCGTTCAGCCCGCAGTCCGACAAGCACAAGGCGCACGCCCAGGCGATGCTCAACGAAATCCACCAGCAGTTCATCTCGGTGGTGCGCGCCGGGCGCGGCAAGCGCCTGAAGGAAACCCCGGAAACCTTCTCCGGCCTGTACTGGACCGGCGAAAAGGCGGTGGCGATGGGCCTGGCCGATGGTTACGGCACGGTCGACACCGTGGCGCGCGACATCGTCAAGGCCGAGGACATCGTCGACTACACCGCTCACGAAGGCTTGCCGGAACGTGTGCTGAAGAAATTCGGTGCGGCGGTCGGCAATGGCGCCGTGCGGGCCGCCTACCGGGGAGCTGTGCCGCAGCTTCGATAA
- a CDS encoding RluA family pseudouridine synthase yields the protein MRTVVQNDVVPPSSQPTIQAQFVTITEEEAGQRIDNYLLRVCKGVPKSHIYRILRSGEVRVNKGRIDQLYRLAEGDLVRIPPIRIAEKASQQAAPGVEFPIVFEDTHLLVIDKPAGVAVHGGSGVSYGVIEQLRAARPQAKFLELVHRLDRETSGLLLIAKKRSALTNLHDQMRDGVTDKRYLAAVVGDWTNKRQHVKLPLHKFTTPDGERRVVVQAGGQEAHTVFNLKRKWKDFALLEAELKTGRTHQIRVHLASSGFPILGDEKYGDFALNKQLQKANDTRGALKRMFLHAYQITFTHPDTGQPLTLRAPLPAECDRFLVSLGQPVA from the coding sequence ATGCGAACAGTGGTACAGAACGATGTTGTTCCCCCTTCATCACAGCCAACAATCCAGGCGCAGTTTGTGACAATCACCGAGGAAGAGGCCGGCCAGCGCATCGATAACTACCTGTTGCGCGTCTGCAAAGGCGTCCCGAAAAGCCACATCTACCGCATCCTCCGTTCGGGAGAGGTGCGGGTCAACAAGGGCCGCATCGACCAGCTGTACCGCCTGGCCGAAGGCGACCTGGTGCGCATTCCGCCGATCCGCATCGCCGAGAAGGCCAGCCAGCAAGCCGCGCCCGGCGTCGAATTCCCGATCGTGTTCGAAGATACGCACCTGCTCGTCATCGACAAGCCGGCCGGCGTAGCCGTGCACGGCGGCTCGGGGGTGTCCTATGGCGTCATCGAGCAGCTGCGTGCGGCGCGGCCGCAGGCCAAGTTCCTCGAACTGGTGCACCGGCTCGACCGCGAAACCTCGGGCTTGTTGCTTATCGCCAAGAAACGTTCGGCACTCACCAACCTGCACGACCAGATGCGCGACGGCGTGACCGACAAGCGCTACCTTGCCGCGGTGGTGGGCGACTGGACCAACAAGCGTCAGCATGTAAAGCTCCCTTTACATAAATTCACGACGCCGGACGGCGAGCGCCGCGTGGTGGTGCAGGCCGGCGGCCAGGAAGCGCACACGGTATTCAACCTGAAGCGCAAGTGGAAGGACTTCGCCCTGCTCGAGGCCGAACTGAAAACCGGCCGCACGCACCAGATCCGCGTGCACCTGGCCTCGAGCGGCTTTCCGATCCTCGGCGACGAGAAATACGGCGATTTTGCACTCAACAAGCAGCTTCAGAAAGCAAACGACACGCGCGGAGCGCTCAAGCGCATGTTCCTGCACGCCTACCAGATCACCTTCACCCATCCCGACACCGGCCAGCCGCTGACCTTGCGCGCGCCGCTGCCGGCCGAGTGCGACCGATTCTTGGTAAGCTTGGGGCAACCAGTAGCATGA
- a CDS encoding Rne/Rng family ribonuclease, with product MKRMLFNATQQEELRVAIVDGQKLIDIDIETAGREQRKSNIYKGVITRIEPSLEACFVSYGEDRHGFLPFKEVARSYFRDGVDVRNCTIKEALKEGQEIMVQVEKEERGNKGAALTSFISLAGRYLVLMPNNPRGGGVSRRVEGEERQELRETMDKLDLPQGMSVIARTAGIGRTVEELQWDLNYLMQLWRAIEGAGKSAAGPFLIYQESSLVIRAIRDYFQPDIGEVLIDTDEIFDQAQQFMSHVMPDMAHRVKRYSDDVPLFSRFQIEHQIETAYARTVPLPSGGAIVIDHTEALVSIDVNSARATRGSDIETTAFNTNCEAADEVARQLRLRDLGGLIVIDFIDMEVAKNQREVETRLKEALHHDRARVQMGKISRFGLMELSRQRLRPSLSEGSHVTCPRCSGTGHIRDTESSALQVLRIIQEEAMKENSAAIHVQVPVDVAAFLLNEKRGEVLKIENRHRITVILIPNKHLDTPHYKLERIKHDDPRLEDAAASYTMAESAETDMGFAKRQKEEAKPRQEAVVKTITPAQPAPMVDRSETAKPAKAAAPAAAAPAPAAPAPSELGFFARIKQFFMGAPVPPAPAPAPSVAEKPAAPAAAAERGERAGRNGQRTRNGRGAKGGRDRDRDERDLTAKPEEGVKPVEAEAKPARQPREKREPREARAPREPREQLDTAAAPRAEREPGERKERAPRQPRGERTERSVQQPVEAKAEELKLQAVPAPIEESELSTTTPHGDVLDHAVKVAATGPNGEELDAEGGDEPRRRRRRGGRNRNRRDRDQAEGIESAEGLDGAPAFTPVADEEAAKVAAAAKAAPKAKAGAQAEPGPWPFPTAASVAAKAQAEAAAKAAAAAPAPVAEQAPAAAAPAPAVAVAPGPWPFPTAASIAAARAPKAPFVQAPVAEAPVTAAAPAPVAEAPAAPAAAAPAAPAPAPAPAPAPAPAPAPVAPAVPAAAAPAPSVDMNEVLSMAGLQLASTDPEKLRAAQEAAAAANTPPRMGRARKPVQAPVDEPLVQVDTRQ from the coding sequence ATGAAACGCATGTTGTTTAATGCTACGCAGCAAGAGGAGCTGCGCGTAGCGATTGTCGACGGCCAGAAGCTGATCGACATCGATATCGAGACCGCCGGTCGCGAGCAACGCAAGTCCAATATCTACAAGGGTGTCATCACCCGCATCGAACCCTCCCTCGAAGCCTGCTTCGTGTCCTATGGCGAAGACCGCCACGGTTTCCTCCCCTTCAAAGAAGTTGCCCGTTCTTATTTCCGCGATGGCGTCGACGTGCGTAACTGCACGATCAAGGAAGCCCTCAAGGAAGGCCAGGAAATCATGGTCCAGGTCGAGAAAGAGGAACGCGGCAACAAGGGCGCCGCACTGACCTCCTTCATCTCGCTGGCCGGCCGCTACCTGGTCCTGATGCCGAACAACCCGCGCGGCGGCGGCGTGTCGCGCCGCGTCGAGGGCGAAGAGCGCCAGGAACTGCGCGAAACCATGGACAAGCTCGACCTGCCGCAGGGCATGTCGGTCATCGCCCGCACCGCCGGCATCGGCCGCACGGTCGAAGAACTGCAGTGGGACCTGAACTACCTGATGCAGCTGTGGCGCGCGATCGAAGGCGCCGGCAAGTCGGCCGCCGGTCCGTTCCTGATCTACCAGGAAAGCTCGCTGGTGATCCGCGCGATCCGCGACTACTTCCAGCCGGACATCGGCGAAGTCCTGATCGACACCGACGAGATTTTCGACCAGGCCCAGCAGTTCATGTCGCACGTGATGCCGGACATGGCGCATCGTGTAAAACGCTACAGCGACGACGTGCCGCTGTTCTCGCGCTTCCAGATCGAACACCAGATCGAGACCGCCTACGCGCGCACCGTGCCGCTGCCATCGGGCGGTGCGATCGTCATCGACCATACCGAAGCCCTGGTGTCCATCGACGTCAACTCGGCACGCGCCACGCGCGGCTCCGACATCGAGACCACCGCCTTCAACACCAACTGCGAAGCGGCCGACGAAGTGGCCCGCCAGCTGCGTTTGCGCGACCTGGGCGGCCTGATCGTGATCGACTTCATCGACATGGAAGTGGCCAAGAACCAGCGCGAGGTGGAAACCCGCCTGAAGGAAGCCCTGCACCATGACCGTGCACGCGTCCAGATGGGCAAGATCTCGCGCTTCGGCCTGATGGAACTGTCGCGCCAGCGCCTGCGTCCGTCGCTGTCGGAAGGCTCGCACGTGACCTGTCCGCGCTGCTCGGGCACCGGCCACATCCGCGATACCGAATCCTCGGCCCTGCAAGTCCTGCGCATCATCCAGGAAGAGGCCATGAAGGAAAACTCGGCCGCGATCCACGTGCAGGTGCCGGTGGACGTCGCCGCCTTCCTGCTCAACGAAAAGCGCGGCGAAGTGCTCAAGATCGAGAACCGCCACCGCATCACCGTGATCCTGATCCCGAACAAGCATCTGGACACCCCGCACTACAAGCTCGAGCGCATCAAGCACGACGACCCGCGCCTGGAAGACGCCGCCGCCAGCTACACCATGGCGGAATCGGCCGAGACCGACATGGGCTTCGCCAAGCGCCAGAAAGAAGAAGCCAAGCCGCGCCAGGAAGCCGTGGTCAAGACCATCACCCCGGCCCAGCCGGCCCCGATGGTGGACCGCAGCGAAACCGCCAAGCCGGCCAAGGCCGCAGCGCCGGCAGCGGCAGCGCCGGCGCCGGCCGCCCCGGCACCGAGCGAGCTGGGCTTCTTCGCCCGCATCAAGCAATTCTTCATGGGCGCTCCGGTCCCACCGGCGCCGGCACCGGCGCCTAGCGTGGCCGAGAAGCCGGCCGCACCCGCGGCGGCGGCCGAGCGCGGCGAACGCGCCGGCCGCAACGGCCAGCGCACCCGCAACGGCCGTGGCGCCAAGGGCGGCCGCGACCGCGACCGCGACGAGCGCGACCTGACCGCCAAGCCTGAAGAAGGCGTCAAGCCGGTCGAAGCCGAAGCCAAGCCGGCGCGCCAGCCGCGCGAGAAGCGTGAGCCGCGCGAAGCCCGCGCACCGCGCGAGCCGCGTGAGCAGCTCGACACCGCGGCAGCCCCGCGCGCCGAGCGCGAGCCGGGCGAACGCAAGGAGCGCGCACCGCGCCAGCCGCGTGGCGAGCGTACCGAACGCAGCGTCCAGCAGCCGGTCGAAGCCAAGGCCGAAGAGCTGAAGCTCCAAGCCGTCCCGGCGCCCATCGAGGAAAGCGAACTGTCGACCACCACCCCGCACGGCGACGTGCTGGACCACGCGGTGAAAGTGGCAGCAACCGGCCCGAATGGCGAGGAACTGGATGCCGAAGGCGGCGACGAGCCGCGCCGCCGTCGCCGCCGCGGTGGCCGCAACCGCAACCGCCGCGACCGTGACCAGGCCGAGGGCATCGAGTCGGCGGAAGGCCTCGACGGCGCACCGGCCTTCACCCCGGTCGCCGATGAGGAAGCCGCCAAGGTCGCCGCCGCAGCCAAGGCTGCGCCGAAGGCCAAGGCTGGCGCCCAGGCTGAACCAGGCCCGTGGCCGTTCCCGACCGCCGCTTCGGTAGCGGCCAAGGCGCAGGCTGAAGCCGCTGCCAAGGCTGCCGCCGCCGCACCGGCACCGGTGGCCGAACAAGCTCCGGCCGCTGCCGCGCCGGCCCCGGCCGTGGCAGTCGCACCGGGCCCGTGGCCGTTCCCGACCGCAGCCTCGATCGCTGCGGCCAGGGCACCGAAGGCGCCGTTTGTCCAGGCTCCGGTGGCCGAAGCGCCGGTGACCGCAGCTGCGCCGGCGCCGGTAGCCGAAGCACCGGCCGCTCCGGCCGCTGCTGCTCCTGCTGCTCCTGCTCCTGCGCCTGCGCCTGCGCCTGCGCCTGCGCCTGCTCCGGCGCCGGTCGCTCCTGCAGTGCCTGCCGCTGCCGCACCGGCACCGTCGGTGGACATGAATGAAGTCCTGTCCATGGCCGGCCTGCAATTGGCGTCGACCGACCCTGAAAAGCTGCGCGCCGCCCAGGAAGCCGCCGCCGCGGCCAACACGCCGCCGCGCATGGGCCGTGCCCGCAAGCCGGTGCAGGCGCCGGTGGACGAGCCGCTGGTCCAGGTCGATACGCGTCAGTAA